In a genomic window of Candidatus Hadarchaeales archaeon:
- a CDS encoding FAD-dependent monooxygenase encodes MEEVVIVGGGPAGLTAALSLLEEGISPLVLERSTEFGHKACGELMAERLYGFDVGELVKGAVEKVHESLTVRFHGKELRFSGVRAPGWRSEFRFLFINRKKWEEKLAKKVRREGGEIRREKVHLLEREEGNMLLNGELRTKMVIGADGALSLVRNFLGGKVRHFGFAVGKRVEMERVSEAEPTLIVDPLLTPFGYAWVFPGRREANVGAGE; translated from the coding sequence ATGGAAGAGGTGGTAATCGTGGGGGGAGGGCCAGCGGGCCTTACCGCGGCCCTCTCCTTACTGGAAGAGGGTATATCTCCGTTGGTGCTGGAGAGGAGCACGGAGTTCGGGCACAAGGCATGCGGGGAGCTTATGGCGGAGAGGCTCTACGGGTTCGACGTGGGGGAGCTGGTGAAGGGGGCGGTGGAGAAGGTCCATGAGAGCCTCACCGTCAGGTTCCACGGCAAGGAACTTCGCTTCTCGGGGGTAAGGGCCCCTGGATGGCGTAGTGAGTTCAGATTCCTCTTCATCAACAGGAAGAAATGGGAGGAGAAGCTGGCGAAAAAGGTGAGGAGAGAGGGAGGAGAGATCAGGAGGGAAAAGGTCCACCTGCTGGAAAGGGAGGAGGGAAATATGCTTCTGAATGGGGAACTCAGGACCAAGATGGTGATAGGGGCGGATGGAGCCCTCTCGCTGGTTAGGAACTTTTTAGGGGGGAAGGTGAGGCATTTCGGGTTCGCGGTAGGGAAAAGGGTGGAAATGGAGAGGGTGAGCGAGGCGGAGCCTACTCTTATCGTGGATCCTCTCCTGACCCCTTTTGGTTACGCGTGGGTTTTTCCAGGGAGAAGGGAGGCCAACGTAGGGGCGGGTGAG